The following are encoded in a window of Oncorhynchus keta strain PuntledgeMale-10-30-2019 chromosome 10, Oket_V2, whole genome shotgun sequence genomic DNA:
- the aldh4a1 gene encoding delta-1-pyrroline-5-carboxylate dehydrogenase, mitochondrial produces the protein MLRVRSALCHSWRGFRTFPCVAVEVKNEPILGFNEGSPERAELQKALDDLKGKTEEIPCVVGDEHVWTKDIRYQLSPFNHSHKLAKFCYADKDLLNKAILASVAARREWDLKPIQDRAQVLFKAADIISGPKRAEILAKTMIGQGKTVVQAEIDAAAELIDFFRFNAKHAVELESQQPLDSDGSTNTMLYRGLEGFVAAVAPFNFTAIGGNLAGTPALMGNVVLWKPSDTAMSASYAVYNVLRESGLPPNIIQFVPADGPVFGDTITSSEHLAGINFTGSVPTFKRLWKQVAQNLDIYKNFPRVGGECGGKNFHFVHKSADVRSVVTGTIRSAFEYGGQKCSACSRMYVPDSLWPQIKQGLLDIHKQLKVGDPVEDWSTFFSAVIDDKSFARIKKWLDHAKSSPKLNIIAGGHCDDKKGYFVEPTIIESTDPQEAIMAEEIFGPVLSVYVYPENNYKEVLNLIDNTSPYALTGAVFALDKNVVDEAAKALRNAAGNYYVNDKSTGSIVAQQPFGGARASGTNDKPGGPHYVLRWTSPQVVKATHVPLREWKYPYMG, from the exons ATGCTGCGTGTGAGATCGGCATTGTGTCATTCTTGGAGGGG TTTCAGGACCTTCCCCTGTGTAGCTGTTGAGGTAAAGAATGAGCCCATTCTGGGATTCAACGAGGGCAGTCCAGAGAGGGCCGAGCTGCAGAAG gCCCTGGATGACCTGAAGGGGAAGACAGAGGAGATTCCCTGTGTGGTTGGAGATGAACATGTGTGGACCAAAGACATCAGATACCAGCTATCA CCCTTCAACCACTCACACAAACTGGCCAAGTTTTGCTATGCTGACAAG GACCTGCTCAACAAAGCTATCTTAGCCTCTGTGGCGGCGAGGAGAGAATGGGACCTGAAACCCATCCAGGACCGAGCCCAGGTCCTCTTTAAGGCTGCTGATATCATCAGTGGACCTAAGAGAGCTGAGATTCTGGCCAAGACCATGATAGGCCAG GGCAAAACAGTGGTGCAGGCAGAGATTGATGCGGCTGCAGAGCTAATAGACTTCTTCCGTTTCAATGCGAAGCACGCTGTTGAACTGGAGAGCCAGCAGCCCCTGGACAGTGATGGTAGCACCAACACCATGCTCTACCGTGGGCTGGAG GGTTTTGTAGCTGCTGTCGCCCCATTTAACTTCACTGCAATTGGTGGAAACCTAGCAGGTACACCTGCTCTCATG GGTAATGTAGTTCTGTGGAAGCCTAGCGACACAGCCATGTCAGCTAGCTACGCCGTATACAATGTTCTGCGGGAGTCAGGGTTACCCCCCAACATCATCCAGTTTGTGCCAGCCGACGGACCAGTGTTTGGAGACACCATCACTTCCTCTGAACATCTGGCTGGCATCAACTTTACCGGCAGTGTCCC TACCTTCAAGCGCCTGTGGAAACAAGTGGCCCAGAACCTGGATATCTACAAGAACTTCCCTCGGGTGGGAGGAG AATGCGGCGGTAAGAACTTCCACTTTGTGCACAAGTCTGCGGATGTGCGGAGTGTGGTGACTGGGACCATCCGCTCTGCGTTTGAGTACGGAGGGCAGAAGTGCTCAGCCTGCTCCAGGATGTATGTACCAGACTCCCTGTGGCCCCAGATCAAACAGGGGCTCCTGGACATCCACAAGCAGCTCAAAGTTGGAGAC CCTGTGGAGGACTGGAGTACATTCTTCTCTGCTGTGATTGATGACAAG TCCTTTGCTCGTATTAAGAAGTGGTTGGACCATGCCAAGTCATCCCCTAAGTTGAACATAATTGCTGGGGGCCACTGTGATGACAAGAAGGGTTACTTTGTGGAGCCGACCATCATTGAGAGCACAGACCCACAGGAAGCCATCATGGCTGAG GAAATCTTTGGCCCAGTTCTGTCTGTCTATGTTTACCCTGAGAACAACTACAAGGAGGTTCTAAACCTTATAGACAACACATCACCATACGCCCTGACAGGAGCGGTCTTCGCTCTTGACAA GAATGTTGTAGATGAGGCAGCTAAGGCCTTGAGGAACGCTGCAGGAAATTACTACGTGAATGACAAGTCCACCGGCTCGATTGTCGCCCAGCAGCCATTTGGTGGCGCCAGAGCTTCAG GTACCAATGACAAACCTGGTGGTCCTCACTACGTCCTGCGATGGACATCCCCACAGGTGGTCAAGGCCACCCACGTCCCGCTCAGAGAATGGAAGTACCCATACATGGGTTAA